The segment TTTACATCAGGCTCTTGGGAGTATGATATTGTTATTCCTGGTTATAAGTACAATATGCCTGATGTATTAGCAGCTTTAGGGCTTTCTCAATTAAAGCGTTATAAAAGTACGATCTTACCTAATAGAAGATCACTTATGTCTCATTACAAACAATTATTACAAGATTATAATATCATTATAATGGATGAGTCTTGTATGTTTGATCACATAAAAAAATCATCATGTCATTTAATGACTATACGCATTCGTGATTATAATGAAGTACAGCGTAATCAATTGATGATGTATTTTTTGGAAAATGGTGTACACACTAATGTGCATTACAAACCTCTCCATATGATGACAGTGAATAAATATTATCAATATCAAGGATCACTTCCTCATAGTTATGCTCAATATAGTAATGCCATTTCTTTACCTCTCCATAATGGGATGAGCTTAGAAGATGTAGAATATGTAGTAGAAATACTATTAAAAGGTCTGGACTTATGAAATTAGCAATTAATGGTCGTTTTTTAACACAACAAATCACAGGAGTACAGCGTGTTGCTTATAATTTTGCAGTAGAGCTGGTCAAACAAGCGTCAATATATAATACTACTGCTACTGTATACACACCTTTAGATACCATACAAGAATCTATGTGTCAGATTTTAAAGCCACAAAAATTATATTCAGCAAAACCATATTTATTATTTTGGGAACAAATAAAGTTACCTTTTCAAGTAACAAAAACAAAAGAGTTTTTATTAAATTTTGGTAATGTAGCACCATTATTTGGATTGAAAAATCAGGCTGTAATGATACATGATGTTGCTTTTTTGAGGCATCCTAAATGGTTTTCTAATATATTTTCTTTGTATTACTGTTTTGTTATTCCTATTATTGCCAAACATGCAGCATTTATAATGACAGTCAGTGAATTTTCTAAAAAAGAAATTATAAATACTTTGAATGTAGATCACAAAAAAGTTGTTGTACTCCCTTTATGGTTGAATTCAGAATTTGACCTAGAGATCAACAAAGAGATTAATGAAGATAACGATTCTTACATATTAACAGTAGCTAGTCTAGATCCTCGTAAAAATTATATATCTTTATTGCATTCTTTTATAGGATTAAATAAAAAAAATGTTAATCTATATGCTGTTGGAGGAAATTCTAAAAATTTTGCTCGGGATATAGAATATAATGTTTTTAGAGAACATAGCAGTATTTCTTTTTTAGGACGCTGTAAAGATAAGGAATTAATTCAACTTTATAATAGAGCGATGTTTTATTGTAGCATGTCTTTTTATGAAGGTTTTGGACTACCTACTTTG is part of the Spirochaetota bacterium genome and harbors:
- a CDS encoding glycosyltransferase family 4 protein, which translates into the protein MKLAINGRFLTQQITGVQRVAYNFAVELVKQASIYNTTATVYTPLDTIQESMCQILKPQKLYSAKPYLLFWEQIKLPFQVTKTKEFLLNFGNVAPLFGLKNQAVMIHDVAFLRHPKWFSNIFSLYYCFVIPIIAKHAAFIMTVSEFSKKEIINTLNVDHKKVVVLPLWLNSEFDLEINKEINEDNDSYILTVASLDPRKNYISLLHSFIGLNKKNVNLYAVGGNSKNFARDIEYNVFREHSSISFLGRCKDKELIQLYNRAMFYCSMSFYEGFGLPTLEAMACGCPLLLSDIPSHREVAGDAAIYADPNNPYEIQQKMIEIINNTELRKDLVIKGKERVLLFQKDQTLQILWDRLKNYV